The DNA window CCGCGCAGCCGCTTCGTCCAGGAAATGCGCGAATAGCACCGGGATATCGCTCCGTCTCTCGCGCAGCGGCGGAACTTGCAGCGTCACAGCGTTCAGGCGGTAGTAGAGCGCGCCGAGAAAACGTCCCTCGGCAACCTCCCGTCCGAGGTCGCGCTCGCTTGCAGCAATCAAGCGCACGTCGATCGGCTCGACCCTGTCACTGCCGAGAGGAAGGATGACGCGGTCTTCGATCAGGCGCAGCAGCTTGGGTTGAATCGCAAGCGGTAACGCATCGAGGTTATCGATGAACAGCGTGCCGTAATTTGCGCTCATCACACGCCCGCTGCGCGAATGCTGTGCGCCAGGAAAGGCGCCGGCATAGTGACCGAACAGTTCGCTCTCCACGCTCGCCTCGGGCAAGGCTGCGGCGTCGAGGGTCACCATTGGCTTGCCGCCGCGTCCGCTGGCACGGTGGAGCAGTCCAGCGACGAGCGACTTTCCGGTTCCCGTCTCCCCCTCGATCAGGATGTCGATCTCTGCCGGACCGAGCTGGTCGATCGTCCGCCGCAGGAGTTCGGTTTGCGGTGATGGGCCAATCAAGGCGGAGGAGGTTGCCGCGCGTTCCGCCTCCGCGCGCAGACGGCGGTTGTCGAGCACCAGCGAGCGCTGTTCGAGCGCGCGTCGCAGCGAGCGGAGTAATGTTTCGGGATGGTAGGGCTTGGTCAGGAAATCATAGGCGCCGTCGCGGATCGCCTTCACCGCCAGAGGGACATCGCCGTGCCCGGTGATGAGGACGACCGGCAGGTCCGGGTCGCGCTCGCGCAAGGCGGCAAGCAGCTGCATGCCGTCCATGCCCGGCATCCGTAGATCGGTTACGACCACACCCTCGAAATCGCGATCGATCCGGGCGAGCGCGTCGTCGCCGCTCGCAAAAGGCTGCGGTACCAGCCCTTCCAGTTCCAGGCTCTGTATATTGGCGCGGCGCAGATCGGCATCGTCGTCGACGAACGCGACGCGGGAACAGGCGACGCGGCTCACTGGCGCACGGTCCGCAGGGTAAGGCGGAACACAACGCGATCGCCCTCCGGCACGAACCGCAGATCGCCGCCAAATTCGCGCATGATCTCCTGCGATATCACCAGCCCGAGGCCGAGGCCGTCCTTCTTGCCGGAGTTGAACGGTCTGAACAGGTTCCGAGCGACGTCGGCCGCTATCGGCGGTCCATTGTTGGAGATTGTGAGGTCGATCGCCTCGCCGGCTGCGGAGATGGCGATCGCGATCAACGAGGTGCTTTCACTTCGCAAGGCGTCGAGCGCATTGCCGAGCAGGTTGACGAGCACCTGTTCCAACCGCACGCGCTCGGCCAGCACGATCAACCCGGCGGTCGGATCGACCGTCACCGCGACGCCCTGCCGCTCGATCCGATCATGCAGCAGCATCAACGCGCCGTCGATCGCGTCGGAGAGCAGCATTGGCTTCGGCGCGCCGCTCGTCTTTCGGGAGAA is part of the Novosphingopyxis iocasae genome and encodes:
- a CDS encoding sigma-54-dependent transcriptional regulator — protein: MSRVACSRVAFVDDDADLRRANIQSLELEGLVPQPFASGDDALARIDRDFEGVVVTDLRMPGMDGMQLLAALRERDPDLPVVLITGHGDVPLAVKAIRDGAYDFLTKPYHPETLLRSLRRALEQRSLVLDNRRLRAEAERAATSSALIGPSPQTELLRRTIDQLGPAEIDILIEGETGTGKSLVAGLLHRASGRGGKPMVTLDAAALPEASVESELFGHYAGAFPGAQHSRSGRVMSANYGTLFIDNLDALPLAIQPKLLRLIEDRVILPLGSDRVEPIDVRLIAASERDLGREVAEGRFLGALYYRLNAVTLQVPPLRERRSDIPVLFAHFLDEAAARQKRTVPDIGPGLWRRFDTDTWPGNVRELMHLAERHVLGLKDFEDTDAPVGILSLRERVASFEKQQIVHALCRTGGDIRQTMVLLELPRKTLYDKMNRFGISPSDWRG